Genomic DNA from Deltaproteobacteria bacterium HGW-Deltaproteobacteria-18:
GGGGAGGAATCCCCTCCCCCCTTCCCGAAGCCACGAGGAGGCAGCATGAATCTGAGCGAACGGGTCATCGCCATCAAGAGCGGCGGGGAAATGGCATCGGCCGTGGTCTGGCGGCTGCACCACGCGCGGATGCGGCGCATCGTGATCCTTGAGACGTCGCACCCCCTGGCCGTACGGCGCACCGTCAGCTTCTGCGAAGCCGTGCACGACGGGACCTGCATGGTCGAGGACGTGCGCGGCGTGCGCATCGACAGTCCCGAGGAAATCGACGCGGTCTGGGCGACCGGGGACATCCCCGTGCTGGTGGACCCGTCCTGGGACAGCCTGAAGACTATCCGGCCCGACGTGGTCGTGGACGCCATCATCGCCAAGCGCAACCTGGGCACGCGCCTGGACGAGGCCCCTCTGGTCATCGGCTTGGGGCCGGGCTTCTCCGCCGGACGCGACGCGCACCTCGTGGTCGAGACCAACCGCGGCCACAACCTCGGGCGCATCATCACCGAAGGCGAAGCCGCGCCCAACACGGGCATCCCAGGCACCATAGGCGGATTCTCGAAGGAGCGCGTCCTGCGCGCCCCCGTACCGGGCAAGCTGATCTGGG
This window encodes:
- a CDS encoding molybdenum hydroxylase — encoded protein: MNLSERVIAIKSGGEMASAVVWRLHHARMRRIVILETSHPLAVRRTVSFCEAVHDGTCMVEDVRGVRIDSPEEIDAVWATGDIPVLVDPSWDSLKTIRPDVVVDAIIAKRNLGTRLDEAPLVIGLGPGFSAGRDAHLVVETNRGHNLGRIITEGEAAPNTGIPGTIGGFSKERVLRAPVPGKLIWDCALGDLVDKDQVLGNVDGEAVRAEIAGLLRGQIRPNGHVPKGLKLGDIDPRGDVSYLHTISDKGRALGGAVLECIMRAYN